TAACTACAAGTAAATTGCCAAGCAATTTTTTAGCCACATCTGCCGGGTTATATTCGTAAAATGTTTTTGACAGAATCATGTTTACTGATAGCCACCTACTTTCAAACTCGGATCGCCCAGAAGCACCCATTCCTCTATTGTCTTCCAGTCCAGGCGCTCACTCGACGGGAAATGTTTATTCAGATAGTCGTTTAACGTTTGCCCGTGGATTTCTCCCAGTATATCCAGCCCGTTATCTCCATATTCAACAAAGAAATTGACGTTCAAAAATCCTGAAAAGTACTGTGTACAGTCCGGTATGCCGTCTTTATCATCATCTCCTACAGCAAACCAGTCCAGGCCAGCATAGCCAATGGTTGCTATTGCCCCTCCGTCAATCTTTCTGGTGAGCCACCAGCTCCAAGATTCTGGAGACCACTCGGATTTGTAATAGATATTTTTAATTTCCTTGAATTTCATGAGATTTAACAGGCTTACATTGAACTGGCTGTTGTGGCATCCGCCTACTATGCAGACTGGATACATGCCTTTATTTGACAATTTTGCCATGTCAGATACTATCATCCCGCTGATCCACGTATCTTCATCATACGGGGGATGTGTTGCCCAGCTCATCGGATTGCCGTGTCCGTCAAAGAAAATG
This Candidatus Thermoplasmatota archaeon DNA region includes the following protein-coding sequences:
- a CDS encoding C25 family cysteine peptidase: IDFYPDVYVGRLACRNSFEVKKMVEKIITYETTTYGQEWFKKMVVVGGDSYPDDPDDPYYEGEEENKEALAHMDGFEPIKLWTSTGTLTGSDDVVNAISEGCGFIFFDGHGNPMSWATHPPYDEDTWISGMIVSDMAKLSNKGMYPVCIVGGCHNSQFNVSLLNLMKFKEIKNIYYKSEWSPESWSWWLTRKIDGGAIATIGYAGLDWFAVGDDDKDGIPDCTQYFSGFLNVNFFVEYGDNGLDILGEIHGQTLNDYLNKHFPSSERLDWKTIEEWVLLGDPSLKVGGYQ